Proteins from a single region of Oreochromis niloticus isolate F11D_XX linkage group LG7, O_niloticus_UMD_NMBU, whole genome shotgun sequence:
- the sftpba gene encoding surfactant protein Ba: MALLTFALLLSIALQGCALTYSSGGLESVPEELKTGDVCQDCTKIFELLVDMLSNADLQKKIMNGIESVCALMHGPAANLCKQEVEKMFPLAINFVTSILKPAEVCKVLGLCSSCDKEQMLSYFAHEALQAAVTSDNVKPSTECSFCTFLIKTLEGLLPKERTEEAVVKLLEEICHILPAAYRNQCETVIDKVSRTVLDAILAYATPQAICHLMHFCKGEESPLVDPCTLTTYRCRDVKTALKCGTLFYCHKFAWKPLNYNTI, encoded by the exons ATGGCCCTGCTTACATTTGCCCTGCTTCTCTCCATTGCTCTCCAAGGCTGTG CCTTGACTTACAGCAGCGGTGGTTTGGAAAGCGTTCCTGAAGAGTTAAAA accGGAGATGTTTGCCAGGACTGCACCAAAATATTTGAACTCCTTGTTGACATGCTTTCCAATGCAGACCTGCAG AAAAAGATCATGAATGGCATTGAAAGCGTATGTGCACTCATGCACGGTCCAGCTGCCAATCTCTGCAAACAAGAGGTGGAGAAGATGTTCCCACTGGCCATCAATTTTGTTACTTCCATCTTG AAACCAGCGGAGGTGTGTAAAGTCCTTGGGCTCTGCAGCTCTTGTGATAAAGAGCAGATGCTCAGCTATTTTGCCCATGAGGCCCTTCAGGCTGCTGTGACAAGTGATAAT GTGAAGCCCTCAACCGAATGCTCCTTCTGCACCTTCCTCATCAAGACTTTGGAGGGTTTGCTTCCTAAAGAAAGAACCGAG GAAGCTGTGGTCAAGTTGCTGGAAGAGATCTGCCATATTCTGCCGGCCGCCTACCGCAACCAGTGTGAGACTGTGATCGACAAGGTCAGCAGGACAGTGCTGGATGCAATCCTGGCTTATGCGACCCCGCAGGCCATCTGTCACCTCATGCACTTCTGCAAAGGGGAAGAATCTCCGCTTGTGG ATCCATGCACTCTGACAACATACAGATGCAGAGACGTCAAGACTGCTCTCAAGTGTGGA actctcTTCTACTGCCACAAATTTGCCTGGAAGCCTCTGAACTACAACACAATCTAA
- the mpx gene encoding eosinophil peroxidase, translated as MHFSVLLMLGICLVPAELKPANEYLGSPFLQRSFEEARKIVDDAYKYSREESLRRVRRDVVSPHDALRLLKQPRGDTRSAVRSADYMAQTIRLVQEKVHHVHKRSLNATDLLTPEDLQKLAQITGCAARVKAPQCVTTPDLIKYRTITSVCNNLKNPRLGASNTPFTRWLPAEYDDGVSEPKGWNRTRKFNNFLLPLVRQVSNNILSTQDAGISNDSVYSHMVTLFGQWNDHDLTFTPFSPSIRSFSNGVNCDESCEQTEPCTPIPLPPGDPRLSFSQCIPAFRSAPACGTGYSALNFGGEPNRREQVNALTAFLDLSQVYGSEDKLALTLRNLTDDGGLLRVNTEFRDNGRELLPFHSLQVQMCATRKRVTNDTNAREIPCFIAGDPRVDENIGLTSLHTLFLREHNRLARALKRINPHWDSETLYQEARKIMGAYTQLFVFRDYLPHIVGTDAMRRQLGRYPGYNPAVDPSISNVFATAAYRFAHLAIQPLMFRLDTNFREHPQFPSVPLFKAFFTPWRIAFEGGIDPLLRGLFGSPAKLNTQDHMMVTALRDKLFQFVQHISLDLGSLNMQRSRDHGIPGYNAWRRFCGLSQPKNQEELGRVLNNNDLARRLLELYGTPDNIDVWLGGVAEPFAQGGRVGPLFACLIATQFQRIRQGDRLWYENPGVFTTQQKAALSRVTLSSIICENTGIQSVTRDVFSVTSASNRLTTCSAVPRLNLAAWRERRCSSGNCFPPNAAKADVLNRVQSQDLKGKKVVEDLQDNEVIEDLQYDGTAEDLEANEVTDDLRLNGVTDDMQGNELQ; from the exons atgcatttttctgtccTGCTTATGCTGGGCATCTGCCTGGTGCCCGCTGAGCTTAAACCAGCAA ATGAATATCTTGGCAGTCCTTTTCTTCAACGATCTTTTGAAGAAGCAAGGAAAATTGTGGATGATGCATACAAGTATTCCAGAGAAGA GAGTCTGAGACGAGTCCGCAGGGATGTGGTGAGTCCTCATGATGCTCTTCGTCTCCTGAAGCAGCCCCGAGGTGACACACGCTCAGCTGTGCGATCTGCAGACTACATGGCACAAACCATCCGTCTTGTGCAGGAGAAAGTGCATCATGTGCACAAGCGCTCACTCAATGCAACAG ATTTGCTCACTCCCGAAGATCTTCAAAAACTTGCTCAGATTACTGGATGTGCCGCTCGAGTCAAAGCTCCGCAGTGCGTCACCACACCGGACCTCATCAAGTACCGCACAATCACCAGCGTGTGCAACAACCT AAAGAACCCACGCCTCGGTGCTTCCAACACACCCTTCACCCGTTGGCTGCCTGCTGAGTATGACGATGGCGTCTCCGAACCCAAAGGATGGAACAGGACCCGGAAATTCAACAACTTCTTGCTCCCACTG GTCCGACAAGTGTCCAACAACATCCTAAGCACACAAGACGCAGGCATAAGCAACGATTCCGTGTACTCTCACATGGTGACCTTGTTTGGCCAGTGGAACGACCATGATCTCACCTTCACACCCTTCTCACCCAGCATCCGTTCCTTCAGCAATGGGGTGAACTGTGACGAAAGCTGTGAGCAGACCGAGCCATGCACCCCCATCCCG CTTCCTCCCGGCGACCCTCGCTTATCCTTCTCTCAGTGCATCCCTGCGTTCAGATCCGCCCCGGCTTGCGGCACAGGATACAGTGCCTTAAATTTTGGTGGTGAGCCAAACAGGAGAGAGCAGGTCAACGCGCTGACAGCCTTCCTCGATCTCAGCCAGGTGTACGGCTCTGAAGATAAGCTCGCTCTAACTCTTCGCAATCTCACTGATGATGGCGGACTGTTGCGCGTAAACACAGAGTTCAGAGACAACGGGCGTGAGCTGCTGCCCTTCCACAGTCTCCAAGTGCAAATGTGCGCTACTCGCAAAAGAGTCACCAATGATACAAACGCCAGGGAGATTCCTTGTTTCATCGCAG GTGATCCCCGTGTGGATGAAAACATCGGCCTGACGTCCCTTCACACGCTGTTTTTGCGTGAGCATAACCGCCTTGCTCGTGCACTGAAGAGGATAAACCCCCACTGGGACAGCGAGACACTCTACCAAGAGGCTCGCAAGATCATGGGTGCTTACACACAG ttGTTTGTGTTCAGAGACTATCTGCCGCACATTGTTGGCACCGATGCAATGCGCAGACAGCTTGGCCGCTACCCCGGCTATAATCCCGCCGTTGACCCCAGCATCTCCAACGTCTTTGCAACCGCAGCTTACCGCTTCGCCCACTTAGCTATTCAGCCACTTATGTTCCGCCTGGATACAAACTTCCGGGAACACCCTCAGTTCCCTAGTGTGCCCTTGTTTAAGGCCTTCTTCACACCCTGGAGAATCGCTTTCGAGG GTGGAATTGACCCTCTGCTGCGTGGTTTGTTTGGCAGTCCCGCTAAACTGAACACCCAGGATCACATGATGGTGACCGCTCTGAGAGACAAGCTGTTCCAGTTTGTACAGCATATATCCTTGGACCTCGGTTCTCTCAACATGCAGCGGTCGCGTGACCACGGCATCCCTG gcTACAACGCCTGGCGAAGGTTCTGTGGTCTGTCTCAGCCCAAGAATCAAGAAGAGCTGGGTAGGGTGCTGAACAACAACGACCTGGCCCGCAGGCTGCTGGAGCTCTATGGAACCCCCGACAACATTGATGTTTGGCTTGGAGGCGTTGCAGAGCCATTTGCCCAGGGTGGTCGTGTCGGGCCTCTGTTTGCTTGCCTCATCGCAACCCAATTCCAAAGGATTCGCCAGGGTGACAG GCTGTGGTACGAGAATCCAGGTGTCTTCACCACACAGCAGAAAGCGGCTCTGTCTCGTGTGACACTGTCCAGTATTATCTGCGAAAACACCGGGATTCAATCTGTCACCCGTGATGTCTTCAGTGTCACGTCTGCAAGCAACCGGCTCACGACATGCTCAGCGGTGCCTCGTCTGAATCTGGCCGCTTGGCGGGAGAGACGCTGCAGCTCAG GCAACTGTTTTCCACCCAACGCAGCCAAAGCAGAC GTTCTGAACAGGGTGCAAAGCCAGGACCTCAAGGGCAAGAAGGTTGTTGAAGACCTGCAGGACAATGAGGTCATCGAAGACCTCCAGTACGATGGGACTGCTGAAGACCTGGAGGCCAATGAGGTCACAGACGACCTGCGGCTCAATGGGGTCACAGACGACATGCAGGGCAATGAG TTACAGTAG